One Candidatus Marsarchaeota archaeon genomic window carries:
- a CDS encoding CYTH domain-containing protein, with protein sequence MAKEIELPVYGVDPEEVRKRIIGMGAKLLGRHQFRRFNFQIKEPLEGAGAEYYTKWIRVRTDGSKSTITLKEQKGRSIEGRLEYEVEVSDFEKAAGIVHRLIPDAFVDYFENYREEYSLGEFTIELDKFPMLEYSMEIEGPSKGAVESLYAKMGIRGEIEANKSVPTEEYYRIHGADYSKLQESYSDIMSSVLAGRQGAEA encoded by the coding sequence ATGGCAAAAGAGATAGAATTGCCTGTTTATGGCGTTGATCCTGAAGAGGTTAGAAAAAGGATCATTGGCATGGGAGCCAAACTCTTGGGAAGGCACCAGTTCCGCAGGTTCAACTTCCAGATAAAGGAGCCATTGGAAGGCGCTGGCGCAGAATACTACACCAAATGGATAAGGGTAAGGACCGACGGAAGCAAATCGACAATAACGCTCAAGGAGCAAAAAGGCAGGAGCATAGAGGGAAGGCTCGAATACGAGGTCGAGGTTTCGGATTTCGAGAAGGCTGCTGGAATAGTGCACAGGCTAATCCCCGATGCGTTTGTGGATTACTTCGAGAATTATAGGGAAGAGTATTCGCTTGGAGAATTCACCATAGAGCTGGACAAGTTCCCCATGCTGGAGTACAGCATGGAGATAGAGGGGCCTTCTAAGGGGGCTGTAGAAAGCCTTTATGCAAAGATGGGCATAAGAGGGGAGATAGAGGCGAACAAGTCGGTGCCGACTGAGGAGTACTACAGGATCCACGGGGCAGACTACTCCAAGCTGCA